The nucleotide sequence CCCGGAGTGGGAACCCGGAGCCCGACGGACACCGGCTGCGACTGCTGCGGTGCCGAACTGGCCTCGTGCCCCGACAGAAGATCCGATCCCTGAAGTCAAAAAGCTCCTGTTTCTGTGTTGAAGGAATTCGCGTCTGTTCAGCCCCGGGCCGGAGGCTCCGACAGGCGGGATTGTCCTGTCGGTGACACtgacattcctcctcctcctctcgcAGTTTTTAGGAATCAGCTGCCCAGGAAAAACGACTTTTACTCGTACGAGCCGCCTTCCGAGGACCCTCCCGCAGAGACGGGAGACCGCGTGCGCCTCCAGCTCCCGTCTGGGGCTCATCTCTGCAGGGTTTGTGGCTGTTTAGGCCCCAAAACGTGCTCCAGATGCCACAAGGCCCATTACTGCAGCAGGGAGCACCAGACTCTGGACTGGAGATCCGGCCACAAGCAGGCTTGCACACCGTCCGGTGAGCGGCGCATCGGACGTCCTAGCTCGGTTTCGTGGCCTCGGTCAAcccaaggtttttgttttgagattaaAAGTTAAGATTAGAGAAGGCATTCTGCTTCTCAGAGTCCTAGTAAGGGATACCGCGAACACCTCTGAGAGAGGAGCCCTGAGGTCTTGCCTGCTCAGTTATGTCCCAAACTTGCTTTAATACAGGCGTTTAATTTACGACCTGAATTGCAGGGACTGCGAGGGTTGATTTATTAGGGAAAACTGCTGCTGCATGCAGTATACTTCAGAAACGGGGGACGACTGGATCCTCTTTAAAACTGTGTGATTGGTAATGATGCTAGTTACGTTTTCTTGTTTCAGATTATTTGGACAGAACGATTCCAGACCACAACTTCCTTTTTCCAGAATTTGAAATTGTAATAGAAACAGAAGATGAGATTACCCCTGAAGTTGTTGAAAAAGAACATGAATCAGAAATCTTGGGGAGCATGGGTAAGGAACCAGTTTTAGAACTTGATTCACTAAGTGACTGAGTAAAAGGCTGAAAAGAAAAGGCTCAGTACGCCGGAAAGAGAGGTCGGTACTGACAGGAAGTGAACTCACTTTGGAGTCCTGCAGCCTGTGATTCTCAAACACGATCACTTGACTGTAtccttcctgttcctcctccttgGTATATGTGTCAGGTAGACTCTGGTTCTGATGAAGACATGTCAGGGTAAGTATCCAGGTGGTCATTTGGGTAGGGCTCCTCCACAAGATGCTGTAAACCTGTAGTTCCTCTGGATCCCAGATCTATTTCTCAGATCAAGGTCAAACATGGGAGACACTTGGCGTAGTGTTTGGCGAGCAGGTGCCCTTTAAATGTTTCTCTCGTCTACCCAATTTTCCAAGTTACCGA is from Mustela erminea isolate mMusErm1 chromosome 4, mMusErm1.Pri, whole genome shotgun sequence and encodes:
- the PDCD2 gene encoding programmed cell death protein 2 isoform X2, translating into MAAARAAELGFVEAAPAWRLRSEQFPSKEFASVQPRAGGSDRRDCPVGDTDIPPPPLAVFRNQLPRKNDFYSYEPPSEDPPAETGDRVRLQLPSGAHLCRVCGCLGPKTCSRCHKAHYCSREHQTLDWRSGHKQACTPSDYLDRTIPDHNFLFPEFEIVIETEDEITPEVVEKEHESEILGSMGEALEEELDSMAKHESKEDKIFQKFKTKIALEPEQVLRYGRGIAPVWISGENIPQEKDIPNCPCGAKRIFEFQVMPQLLNHLKADRLGRSIDWGVLAVFTCAENCRLGTGYTEEFVWKQDITNTP